A stretch of Microbacterium sp. LWH3-1.2 DNA encodes these proteins:
- a CDS encoding energy-coupling factor transporter transmembrane component T, giving the protein MTDTGPLTAATAAHSTFDPYARRVEASAVRFLYGMNPLAKLAAPLPAMVLLVFVRDAATPAALLALAYVVLLVGASFTRRLAAILFLALPLSALVIGFGFALWTDASRVDQSVVVWQIGGWTMYGGALEVGFATGLRLAAILALTLIAGLSTTGPDLVRAAVQQLRVPYRIGYTALAAFRFVPRFGHELDVIRQAHRVRGAHGDRGPFAAIARWFGYVVPLMAGAIRHAERVALAMDARAFGAHPDRTERYLVPWRTRDTVFVIAFWAASAAVFAVFFPWGL; this is encoded by the coding sequence GTGACCGACACCGGCCCTCTCACCGCGGCGACGGCGGCGCACTCGACGTTCGATCCCTACGCGCGGCGGGTCGAGGCATCCGCTGTTCGATTCCTGTATGGAATGAACCCGCTCGCGAAGCTCGCCGCCCCGCTGCCAGCGATGGTGCTGCTCGTGTTCGTCCGGGATGCTGCGACCCCGGCGGCCTTGCTCGCGCTCGCGTACGTCGTGCTGCTGGTGGGGGCGTCGTTCACGCGACGTCTCGCGGCGATCCTGTTCCTGGCGCTGCCGCTGAGCGCGCTCGTGATCGGCTTCGGGTTCGCCCTCTGGACCGATGCGTCGCGGGTCGACCAGTCCGTCGTGGTGTGGCAGATCGGCGGCTGGACGATGTACGGCGGAGCCCTCGAGGTCGGCTTCGCGACGGGGCTGCGCCTCGCCGCGATCCTCGCCCTCACGCTCATCGCCGGCCTCTCGACAACCGGCCCCGACCTCGTGCGCGCCGCCGTCCAGCAGCTGCGCGTTCCCTACCGCATCGGGTACACGGCGCTGGCGGCATTCCGCTTCGTCCCGCGGTTCGGGCATGAGCTGGACGTCATCCGCCAGGCGCACCGCGTGCGTGGCGCCCACGGCGACCGCGGACCGTTCGCCGCGATCGCCCGCTGGTTCGGGTACGTCGTGCCGCTCATGGCCGGCGCGATCCGCCACGCCGAGCGCGTCGCCCTCGCGATGGACGCGCGCGCGTTCGGCGCCCACCCCGACCGCACCGAGCGGTACCTCGTTCCGTGGCGCACGCGCGACACGGTGTTCGTGATCGCGTTCTGGGCGGCGTCGGCCGCGGTGTTCGCCGTCTTCTTCCCCTGGGGCCTCTGA
- a CDS encoding DUF1697 domain-containing protein, producing the protein MPTYVAFLRAINLGANRKFPKADIVRVVEGVGFTDVETHINTGNVRFTTPMRSRAKIEKALEDAFAADRGFEVPAIVFTTAELKAIAAEASILSEKHPGLARHYVYLLKDGLPKATVARIAEMATDAGEMVVSGRAAHALLGPGYQAGNVDPLGAAKLLGVATNRNLNVITTLAAKWC; encoded by the coding sequence ATGCCGACCTACGTGGCGTTCCTGCGGGCGATCAACCTCGGGGCGAACCGGAAGTTCCCGAAGGCCGACATCGTGCGTGTGGTCGAGGGCGTCGGGTTCACCGACGTCGAGACGCACATCAACACCGGCAACGTGCGGTTCACGACACCGATGCGCTCGCGGGCGAAGATCGAGAAGGCGCTCGAGGACGCGTTCGCCGCCGACCGAGGGTTCGAGGTGCCGGCGATCGTGTTCACGACGGCCGAGCTGAAGGCGATCGCGGCTGAGGCCTCGATCTTGAGTGAGAAGCACCCGGGACTGGCGCGGCACTACGTCTACCTGCTCAAGGACGGGCTGCCGAAGGCCACCGTCGCGCGCATCGCGGAGATGGCGACGGACGCCGGGGAGATGGTCGTCAGCGGACGCGCGGCGCACGCCCTGCTGGGGCCGGGGTACCAGGCGGGCAACGTCGATCCGCTGGGAGCCGCGAAACTGCTCGGGGTCGCGACGAACCGCAACCTCAACGTCATCACGACCCTCGCCGCCAAGTGGTGCTGA
- a CDS encoding DEAD/DEAH box helicase has protein sequence MTLLETIAAAAAASGSTSGSPDADALYDAFVEWAGDQGFALYPAQDEAVIEIVSGSHVILSTPTGTGKSLVAVAAHAACVARGGRTYYTAPIKALVSEKFFALVDIFGAANVGMVTGDSSVNPDAPIVCCTAEILANLGLRQGADAAVDQVVMDEFHYYGDPERGWAWQVPLLLLPRAQYVLMSATLGDVTTIAEDLERRTGRTVSRITGVERPVPLHFSYARTPIHETVAELLETGESPVYIVHFSQAAAMERAQALSSIRIVSREQRDAIAEAIGGFRFTTAFGRTLSRYVRAGIGVHHAGMLPRYRRLVETLAQRGLLRVICGTDTLGVGINVPIRTVLITALSKFDGTKMRQLTAREFHQISGRAGRAGYDTSGTVVVMAPEWEIENEAALRKAGNDAAKRKKIVRKKAPTGIVNWGLGSFERLVEAEPEPLVPQLQLTAAMLINVIARGGDVFENVRSLVFDNHEPRARRYELARRAIAIFRTLLTAGVVEIDRSGHPDAAGRGIRLTVDLQPNFALNQPLSPFALAAIELLDPQDRPTGPQNSTNPIGEPAGSGEETPPGPDAWSSSRVSAGVGTGHYALDVVSVIEATLDDPRPILSQQEFKARGEAVAAMKADGIDYDERMALLEEVTYPKPLDELLSQAYEVFASSQPWVRDFELSPKSVVRDMFERALSFSELISLYQLARSEGLVLRYLSDAYRAMRQTVPAEAQTDELHDLVAWLGEVVRQVDSSLVDEWEALVNPVDDPSAPVVPPAPPSVLTNRRAFGVLVRNELFRRVQLAALQRDDELVDLDPDVDWPAALDAYFDDHDAILTGGAARSPRLVTVDETDAAASGVWRVEQTIDDPAGDHDWRIRGVVDLAASEEAGTAVVRVTEVVRL, from the coding sequence GTGACGCTTCTCGAGACGATCGCGGCGGCGGCCGCGGCATCCGGATCCACATCGGGATCGCCGGACGCCGACGCGCTGTACGACGCGTTCGTCGAGTGGGCGGGGGATCAGGGCTTCGCGCTCTACCCCGCACAGGACGAGGCGGTCATCGAGATCGTGTCGGGCTCCCACGTGATCCTGTCGACGCCCACGGGCACGGGCAAGTCCCTCGTGGCGGTCGCTGCCCACGCGGCGTGTGTCGCGCGCGGCGGGCGCACGTACTACACGGCGCCGATCAAGGCGCTGGTGAGCGAGAAGTTCTTCGCGCTCGTCGACATCTTCGGCGCCGCGAACGTCGGCATGGTCACCGGCGACTCGTCCGTCAACCCCGACGCCCCGATCGTGTGCTGCACGGCCGAGATCCTCGCCAACCTCGGGCTCCGCCAGGGCGCCGACGCCGCGGTCGATCAGGTCGTCATGGACGAGTTCCACTACTACGGCGACCCCGAGCGCGGGTGGGCCTGGCAGGTGCCGCTGCTGCTCCTGCCCCGCGCGCAGTACGTGCTGATGTCGGCGACGCTCGGCGACGTCACCACGATCGCCGAGGATCTCGAGCGCCGCACGGGCCGCACGGTCTCGCGCATCACCGGCGTCGAGCGCCCCGTGCCCCTGCACTTCTCGTACGCCCGGACGCCCATCCACGAGACGGTCGCGGAGCTGCTCGAGACCGGCGAGTCGCCGGTGTACATCGTGCACTTCTCGCAGGCCGCCGCGATGGAGCGGGCGCAGGCGCTGTCGTCGATCCGGATCGTCTCCCGCGAGCAGCGGGATGCGATCGCCGAGGCGATCGGCGGCTTCCGCTTCACGACCGCGTTCGGCCGCACGCTCTCGCGCTACGTGCGCGCGGGCATCGGCGTGCACCACGCGGGCATGCTGCCGCGCTACCGGCGCCTGGTCGAGACGCTCGCGCAGCGCGGGCTGCTGCGCGTCATCTGCGGCACCGACACCCTGGGCGTGGGCATCAACGTGCCGATCCGCACCGTGCTCATCACGGCCCTGTCGAAGTTCGACGGCACGAAGATGCGGCAGCTGACGGCGCGCGAGTTCCACCAGATCTCAGGCCGTGCCGGCCGTGCCGGGTACGACACCTCGGGGACCGTGGTCGTGATGGCGCCGGAGTGGGAGATCGAGAACGAGGCGGCGCTCCGCAAGGCCGGCAACGACGCCGCCAAGCGCAAGAAGATCGTGCGCAAGAAGGCGCCGACGGGCATCGTCAACTGGGGCCTCGGATCCTTCGAGCGCCTCGTCGAGGCCGAGCCCGAGCCCCTCGTGCCGCAGTTGCAGCTCACCGCCGCCATGCTCATCAACGTCATCGCACGCGGCGGCGACGTGTTCGAGAACGTGCGATCCCTGGTGTTCGACAACCACGAGCCGCGCGCCCGGCGCTACGAGCTCGCGCGTCGGGCGATCGCGATCTTCCGCACGCTGCTCACGGCCGGCGTGGTCGAGATCGATCGCTCCGGGCATCCGGATGCCGCGGGTAGAGGCATCCGTCTCACCGTCGATCTGCAGCCGAACTTCGCCCTCAACCAGCCGCTCTCGCCGTTCGCGCTCGCCGCGATCGAGCTGCTCGACCCGCAGGACCGGCCCACCGGCCCGCAGAACTCCACGAATCCGATCGGCGAGCCCGCCGGATCGGGTGAGGAGACGCCCCCCGGACCGGATGCGTGGAGTTCATCGCGCGTCAGTGCGGGAGTCGGAACCGGGCACTACGCGCTCGACGTGGTGAGTGTCATCGAGGCGACGCTCGACGACCCGCGGCCGATCCTGTCGCAGCAGGAGTTCAAGGCGCGCGGCGAGGCGGTCGCCGCCATGAAGGCCGACGGCATCGATTACGACGAGCGCATGGCGCTGCTGGAAGAGGTCACCTACCCGAAGCCGCTCGACGAGCTGCTGAGCCAGGCGTACGAGGTGTTCGCGTCGAGCCAGCCGTGGGTGCGCGACTTCGAGCTGTCGCCCAAGTCGGTCGTGCGCGACATGTTCGAGCGGGCACTGTCGTTCTCGGAGCTCATCTCGCTGTACCAGCTCGCCCGCAGCGAGGGCCTCGTGCTGCGGTATCTCTCCGACGCGTACCGTGCGATGCGGCAGACCGTGCCCGCCGAGGCGCAGACCGATGAGCTGCACGACCTCGTCGCGTGGCTCGGCGAGGTCGTGCGGCAGGTCGACTCCAGCCTCGTCGACGAGTGGGAGGCGCTGGTCAACCCGGTCGACGACCCATCGGCGCCCGTCGTTCCGCCCGCGCCGCCGTCGGTGCTGACGAACCGGCGCGCGTTCGGCGTGCTGGTGCGCAACGAGCTGTTCCGGCGCGTGCAGCTGGCCGCGCTGCAGCGCGACGACGAGCTCGTCGACCTCGACCCCGACGTCGACTGGCCGGCCGCGCTCGACGCCTACTTCGACGACCACGACGCGATCCTGACGGGCGGCGCGGCGCGGTCGCCGCGGCTCGTGACCGTGGACGAGACGGATGCTGCGGCGTCGGGGGTCTGGCGCGTCGAGCAGACGATCGACGACCCGGCGGGCGACCACGACTGGCGCATCCGCGGCGTCGTCGACCTCGCAGCCTCGGAGGAGGCGGGCACCGCGGTCGTGAGGGTGACCGAGGTCGTGCGGCTGTAA
- a CDS encoding ABC transporter ATP-binding protein, producing MPVSSAVPLLRVRELGVTHDGETTPAPASVSFDIAQGEVVLLLGPSGSGKSTLTLALNGLLPQAVPATVTGAVEVDGLDTRATPVAELSTRVGMVFQDPDAQLVTGTLLDEVAFGPENLRMPVSEVLARAEEALRRVDLWERRRENPDRLSGGGRQRLAIACALAMGSPLLVLDEPTANLDPAGIEEVYAALAELVAAGDRAILLVEHNLDAAVGFVDRVVVLDHDGFLAADGTVDHVLRDRAEDLHAMGVWLPVSTIAALRLRRAGFTLDPLPLTPDELRTALDAEPAPISRSLSERGTGSSSERASRDAESERAEPASSAARLITVRNLTLRRGRTEVLHGIDLDIPRGSFVAIVGANGAGKTSLIQALAGVVSPPKGTVHVDGLDVGRADARTLGSRIGFVFQNPEHQFIAHTVFDEIAHGLRGRRLSEGEVRTRTEALLDRFGLAAKADSHPFLLSGGQKRRLSVGTALVAGAPVLVLDEPTFGQDRARADELLSLLSELNAEGTTIVVVTHDMQLVTDYADRTVVLADGRVLAEGPTADVFADDALIARAGLRPPPLRRALLGVRNHPELARVARLADLPGTYTPTPPTVLRTDASNPVEAGHFPPPRSIRPENGTTPGADAAPVATPHTTGGAA from the coding sequence ATGCCCGTGTCCTCTGCCGTGCCGTTGCTGCGGGTGCGCGAGCTCGGCGTCACCCACGACGGCGAGACCACGCCGGCGCCGGCATCCGTGTCGTTCGACATCGCCCAGGGCGAGGTCGTGCTGCTGCTCGGACCGAGCGGGTCGGGCAAGTCCACGCTGACACTCGCGCTCAACGGGCTGCTGCCGCAGGCCGTGCCGGCGACGGTGACGGGGGCGGTCGAGGTGGACGGGCTCGACACCCGGGCGACGCCGGTCGCCGAGCTCAGCACGCGCGTCGGCATGGTCTTCCAGGACCCCGACGCGCAGCTCGTGACCGGCACGCTCCTCGACGAGGTGGCGTTCGGACCGGAGAACCTGCGGATGCCGGTGTCCGAGGTGCTCGCCCGCGCCGAGGAGGCGCTGCGTCGAGTAGACCTGTGGGAGCGCCGGCGTGAGAACCCCGATCGCCTGTCGGGCGGCGGACGCCAGCGGCTCGCGATCGCGTGCGCCCTCGCGATGGGCTCGCCCCTGCTCGTCCTCGACGAGCCGACCGCGAATCTCGACCCTGCCGGGATCGAGGAGGTCTACGCGGCGCTGGCCGAGCTCGTCGCCGCCGGCGACCGTGCCATCCTCCTCGTGGAGCACAACCTCGACGCCGCCGTCGGGTTCGTCGACCGGGTCGTCGTGCTCGACCATGACGGATTCCTCGCCGCCGACGGCACCGTGGACCACGTGCTGCGCGACCGCGCCGAAGACCTGCACGCCATGGGCGTGTGGCTGCCGGTGTCGACGATCGCCGCCCTGCGGCTCCGCCGCGCCGGGTTCACGCTCGACCCGCTGCCGCTGACACCCGACGAGCTCCGCACCGCGCTCGACGCGGAGCCTGCGCCGATTTCTCGCTCGTTGAGCGAGCGAGGAACGGGGTCGTCGAGCGAGCGTGCGAGTCGAGACGCAGAGTCGGAACGCGCAGAACCGGCGAGCAGCGCCGCCCGACTCATCACCGTCCGGAACCTCACTCTTCGCCGCGGACGCACCGAGGTGCTCCACGGCATCGACCTCGACATCCCCCGCGGCTCCTTCGTGGCCATCGTCGGGGCGAACGGCGCGGGCAAGACGAGCCTCATCCAGGCTCTCGCCGGGGTCGTCTCCCCACCCAAGGGCACCGTGCACGTCGACGGGCTCGACGTCGGCCGCGCCGACGCCCGCACCCTCGGCTCCCGGATCGGGTTCGTGTTCCAGAACCCCGAGCATCAGTTCATCGCGCACACCGTCTTCGACGAGATCGCGCACGGCCTGCGCGGACGGCGTCTCTCCGAGGGGGAGGTGCGAACCCGCACCGAGGCTCTGCTTGATCGGTTCGGACTTGCGGCGAAGGCCGACAGTCATCCGTTCCTGCTGTCAGGTGGGCAGAAGCGCCGCCTGTCGGTGGGCACCGCGCTCGTGGCCGGAGCCCCGGTGCTCGTGCTCGACGAGCCGACCTTCGGCCAGGACCGCGCTCGCGCCGACGAGCTGCTCTCCCTCCTCTCGGAGCTCAACGCCGAAGGCACCACGATCGTCGTCGTCACCCACGACATGCAACTCGTCACCGACTACGCCGACCGCACCGTCGTGCTCGCCGACGGCCGCGTGCTCGCCGAGGGCCCGACCGCCGACGTCTTCGCCGACGACGCGCTCATCGCGCGCGCGGGCCTGCGCCCGCCGCCGCTCCGCCGTGCTCTCCTGGGGGTGCGCAACCACCCCGAGCTCGCACGCGTCGCCCGCCTCGCCGACCTCCCCGGCACGTACACGCCCACTCCGCCCACCGTTCTCAGGACCGACGCCTCGAATCCGGTCGAAGCCGGGCACTTCCCCCCGCCCAGGTCCATCCGTCCTGAGAACGGCACGACCCCCGGCGCAGATGCCGCACCCGTTGCCACCCCGCACACGACGGGAGGCGCCGCGTGA
- a CDS encoding SDR family oxidoreductase: protein MFSSPSSLPLAGKTALVTGVSRRRGIGFAVATEFARLGADVFLHHYRPHDTRLPWGGDDLDAVREALRAELAPGAQLGDMSADLRDAASVPLVIGAAKALTGRLDILVCNHAQSGDDGSILDMTAERLDAFWQTNTRSTLLLTREFAAPHAGAPDPASRPGERVERRGPFAEPTGRVFWMTSGQIHGAMRGEVAYAASKAALAGVTKTVAAELLDLGIILNTIDPGPVNTGYLDPETTDRPLEEIEAWMRSTPFGRYGEPADPARLIGWLATSDGAWVVGQVLSTDGGLGLG from the coding sequence ATGTTCTCCTCCCCGTCGTCCCTGCCGCTCGCCGGCAAGACCGCTCTCGTCACCGGCGTCTCGCGCCGGCGGGGCATCGGCTTTGCCGTCGCCACCGAGTTCGCGCGGCTCGGCGCCGACGTCTTCCTCCACCACTACCGCCCGCACGACACACGCCTGCCGTGGGGCGGCGACGACCTCGACGCCGTGCGCGAGGCCCTGCGCGCGGAACTCGCGCCGGGCGCGCAGCTCGGCGACATGAGCGCGGACCTGCGGGACGCAGCATCCGTCCCCCTCGTCATCGGGGCCGCGAAGGCGCTGACGGGGCGGCTCGACATCCTCGTCTGCAACCACGCGCAGTCAGGCGACGACGGGTCGATCCTCGACATGACGGCCGAGCGGCTCGACGCGTTCTGGCAGACCAACACGCGGTCGACGCTGCTGCTGACGCGGGAGTTCGCGGCGCCGCACGCGGGCGCACCCGACCCCGCCTCGCGTCCCGGTGAGCGCGTCGAGCGGCGGGGTCCGTTCGCCGAGCCGACCGGGCGCGTGTTCTGGATGACGTCGGGGCAGATCCACGGAGCGATGCGCGGCGAGGTGGCGTACGCGGCGAGCAAGGCCGCGCTTGCCGGCGTCACGAAGACGGTGGCGGCAGAGCTGCTCGACCTCGGCATCATCCTCAACACGATCGATCCGGGTCCCGTCAACACGGGCTACCTCGATCCCGAGACGACCGACCGGCCGCTCGAGGAGATCGAGGCGTGGATGCGGTCGACGCCCTTCGGCCGCTACGGCGAACCCGCCGACCCCGCACGCCTCATCGGCTGGCTCGCGACATCCGACGGCGCGTGGGTCGTGGGCCAGGTGTTGTCGACCGACGGTGGCCTCGGGCTCGGCTGA
- a CDS encoding ECF transporter S component, producing MAARTRISTSVLLTCAAIGVATGVLQAGAGAISGFVSAGAPILYGLVLGVHVLPGVVAQELLRRPWVALITHMVAALVASAVVPLWIGRYIGTALLVGGLQELVAATSRYKRWEPWRFFLSAVIVGAVIAAAIWIAADVTRFPLWGQIVYVALFVIGPVAWTAVGLAIGSALRRAGVARRSQR from the coding sequence GTGGCGGCCCGCACCCGGATTTCGACGAGCGTTCTGCTCACCTGTGCCGCGATCGGCGTCGCGACCGGCGTTCTGCAGGCGGGCGCGGGGGCGATCAGCGGCTTCGTCTCGGCCGGCGCGCCGATCCTGTACGGGCTCGTACTCGGTGTCCACGTGCTGCCCGGCGTCGTGGCGCAGGAGCTGCTCCGCCGCCCCTGGGTCGCGCTCATCACCCACATGGTCGCCGCGCTGGTCGCGAGTGCTGTCGTCCCCCTCTGGATCGGCCGCTACATCGGCACCGCCCTCCTCGTCGGCGGGCTCCAGGAGCTCGTCGCGGCGACCTCGCGCTACAAGCGCTGGGAGCCGTGGCGCTTCTTCCTCTCGGCGGTGATCGTGGGCGCGGTCATCGCGGCCGCCATCTGGATCGCGGCCGATGTGACGCGCTTCCCGCTGTGGGGGCAGATCGTGTACGTGGCCCTGTTCGTCATCGGGCCCGTCGCCTGGACGGCCGTCGGCCTCGCGATCGGCTCCGCACTGCGCCGCGCGGGGGTCGCCCGGCGCAGTCAGCGCTGA
- a CDS encoding pirin family protein, translating to MTRLDADDAVATESAVECAGPRTLLLEAREVPLGGVRAMSVHRALPQRELPLVGAWCFLDRFGPQETRMRVEPHPHIGLQTVTWPYLGDVRHRDSVGSDVVVRRGALNLMTSGAGISHSEYSVGEDAAPLDALQLWVALPESRRHGGPAFEQHAVLPELALRPITGEAGSATIVLGELAGVASPATVYTPIVGAELRIPAGSSVTVPLDPAWEHALVAVYGEAAVVADAGDDVVVDAAHLLYLGTHRDDVVISSPAGATLFLLGGEPFEDDVVMWWNFVGRTHEEIVEAREAWESGSDRFGHVVDHGDERIPAPPMPAVRLTRRRRRL from the coding sequence GTGACCCGACTGGACGCCGACGACGCGGTCGCCACCGAATCCGCGGTCGAGTGCGCCGGCCCGCGCACTCTGCTGCTCGAGGCCCGCGAGGTGCCGCTCGGCGGCGTCCGCGCCATGTCGGTGCACCGCGCGCTGCCGCAGCGCGAGCTGCCGCTCGTCGGCGCCTGGTGCTTCCTCGACAGGTTCGGACCGCAGGAGACGCGCATGCGCGTCGAGCCCCACCCGCACATCGGTCTTCAGACCGTCACGTGGCCATATCTCGGGGACGTGCGCCATCGCGACTCCGTCGGCAGCGATGTCGTCGTGCGCCGCGGCGCCCTCAACCTCATGACGAGCGGCGCGGGCATCTCGCACTCCGAATACTCCGTGGGAGAAGACGCCGCACCCCTCGACGCGCTGCAGCTCTGGGTCGCCCTTCCCGAGTCGCGCCGACACGGCGGACCCGCGTTCGAGCAGCACGCGGTGCTGCCTGAGCTGGCGCTGCGCCCGATCACGGGTGAAGCAGGATCGGCCACGATCGTGCTCGGCGAACTCGCCGGCGTCGCGTCCCCCGCCACGGTGTACACGCCGATCGTCGGCGCCGAGCTGCGGATTCCGGCCGGCTCGAGCGTCACTGTGCCGCTCGACCCCGCCTGGGAGCACGCGCTCGTCGCCGTCTACGGCGAGGCCGCGGTCGTCGCGGACGCGGGCGACGACGTCGTCGTCGACGCGGCGCACCTCCTCTACCTGGGCACGCACCGAGACGACGTCGTGATCTCGAGCCCTGCCGGTGCGACGCTGTTCCTCCTCGGCGGCGAGCCCTTCGAGGACGACGTCGTCATGTGGTGGAACTTCGTCGGCCGCACCCACGAAGAGATCGTCGAGGCCCGCGAGGCCTGGGAGTCGGGCTCCGACCGTTTCGGCCACGTCGTCGACCACGGGGACGAGCGCATCCCCGCCCCGCCGATGCCGGCCGTGCGCCTCACGCGGCGCCGCCGCCGCCTGTGA
- a CDS encoding GNAT family N-acetyltransferase → MTETQTQTQTIVTRNDEDRRYEVHVDDVLAGFTVFRIDPRGRLHFPHTEVDPAFRGRGLAQIVVAEAMADAARRGETVVPHCPVVTKYLRSHDVPGLTVEWPDQPHPE, encoded by the coding sequence GTGACCGAGACGCAGACACAGACGCAGACCATCGTGACCCGCAACGACGAGGACCGCCGCTACGAGGTGCACGTCGACGACGTGCTCGCCGGCTTCACCGTCTTCCGCATCGACCCCAGGGGGCGCCTGCACTTCCCGCACACCGAGGTCGACCCGGCCTTCCGCGGTCGGGGCCTCGCGCAGATCGTCGTGGCGGAGGCGATGGCGGATGCTGCGCGCCGAGGCGAGACGGTCGTGCCGCACTGCCCCGTGGTGACGAAGTACCTGCGCAGCCACGACGTGCCCGGGCTCACCGTCGAGTGGCCCGACCAGCCGCACCCGGAGTGA
- a CDS encoding SGNH/GDSL hydrolase family protein — protein MKRRILAALAAVALALGLTGAGAASATAAPPQPVAKYVALGDSIAAGQGGGVPLDSCARTDGGYAAQLDDVPRISLLRNAACTGATIDDTWAQLSQVNRGTTLVTLTVGANDLGLDTVYAPCATVPDGGDLNACLAAVQAVIGDAPGLIEPLAMLIAGVAQRAPNATIVVTGYPYLLEPVNLEECLEFLSIQGCQALTSLVFAVNSATGTLNGAIQAAVAIAAENGANVVYAGVVEAFAGHGVQLVPEAPSDPWWGLDPVNDPAGFLHPTYAGYTAYAQVILSVL, from the coding sequence ATGAAACGACGCATTCTCGCCGCGCTGGCGGCGGTGGCACTCGCCCTCGGCCTGACAGGCGCCGGGGCCGCAAGCGCGACGGCCGCGCCGCCGCAGCCGGTGGCGAAATACGTGGCTCTCGGCGATTCCATCGCGGCGGGCCAAGGCGGAGGGGTTCCCCTCGACTCGTGCGCGCGCACCGACGGAGGCTACGCCGCCCAGCTCGACGACGTGCCGAGGATCAGTCTGCTCCGCAACGCCGCCTGCACCGGGGCGACGATCGACGACACGTGGGCCCAGTTGTCGCAGGTGAACCGCGGCACCACGCTCGTGACGCTCACCGTGGGCGCGAACGACCTCGGCCTGGACACCGTCTACGCACCGTGCGCGACGGTTCCGGACGGCGGCGACCTCAACGCCTGCCTGGCGGCGGTCCAGGCAGTCATCGGCGACGCACCCGGGCTGATCGAGCCGCTCGCGATGCTGATCGCCGGCGTCGCGCAGCGCGCGCCGAACGCCACCATCGTCGTCACGGGCTACCCCTACCTGCTCGAGCCGGTGAACCTCGAAGAGTGTCTGGAGTTCCTGAGCATCCAGGGGTGCCAGGCCCTCACTTCCCTCGTCTTCGCCGTGAACAGCGCGACGGGCACCCTCAACGGCGCCATCCAGGCAGCCGTGGCGATCGCCGCCGAGAACGGTGCGAACGTCGTCTACGCCGGCGTGGTCGAGGCGTTCGCCGGGCACGGTGTGCAGCTCGTTCCGGAGGCGCCGAGCGACCCGTGGTGGGGACTCGACCCGGTGAACGACCCGGCCGGCTTCCTGCACCCGACGTACGCCGGATACACCGCCTACGCGCAAGTGATCCTGTCGGTGCTGTAG
- a CDS encoding siderophore-interacting protein, protein MAHPRLVKPETQGLVHLTVLRTERLSAHWIRVTLGGGEIDRFRPMGYDQWFRLFLPLGGDEGLERLPAKANKMLGYLKYLRIPDGVRPVMRNYTVRAFRPATATTGAELDVDFVIHGSAADGTAGPASRWAQSCHAGESVVVIDEGLTFNPDRGTDRVVLVSDETGLPAIAGICSSLPSHATGLAIVEVPSAEDALDFTHPTGVAVRWIVRDPDVKPGTPALQALRDASIPDAAFHAYVVGEQALATEGRRHLVGERGIPKDVVSFCGYWRVGAASPAPKSQRATAEAHS, encoded by the coding sequence ATGGCCCATCCCCGACTGGTCAAGCCCGAGACGCAGGGTCTCGTGCACCTCACGGTGCTGCGCACCGAGCGCCTGTCTGCGCACTGGATCCGCGTGACGCTGGGCGGCGGCGAGATCGACCGGTTCCGGCCGATGGGTTACGACCAGTGGTTCCGCCTGTTCCTCCCGCTCGGCGGCGACGAGGGCCTCGAGCGACTCCCCGCGAAGGCGAACAAGATGCTCGGGTACCTCAAGTACCTTCGCATCCCCGACGGTGTGCGGCCCGTCATGCGCAACTACACCGTCCGCGCCTTCCGTCCCGCGACGGCCACCACGGGCGCCGAGCTCGACGTCGACTTCGTGATCCACGGCTCCGCGGCCGACGGCACGGCCGGCCCGGCCTCGCGGTGGGCGCAGTCATGCCACGCGGGCGAGAGCGTCGTCGTGATCGACGAGGGCCTCACCTTCAACCCCGACCGCGGCACCGATCGGGTCGTGCTCGTCTCCGACGAGACGGGCCTTCCCGCGATCGCCGGCATCTGCTCCTCGCTGCCGTCGCACGCCACCGGGCTCGCGATCGTCGAGGTTCCCTCGGCCGAAGACGCCCTCGACTTCACGCACCCCACCGGCGTCGCCGTGCGCTGGATCGTCCGCGACCCCGACGTCAAACCCGGAACCCCGGCCCTGCAGGCGCTCCGCGACGCCTCGATTCCGGATGCTGCGTTCCACGCGTACGTCGTCGGCGAGCAGGCCCTCGCGACCGAGGGTCGCCGGCACCTCGTCGGCGAGCGCGGCATCCCGAAGGACGTGGTGAGCTTCTGCGGCTACTGGCGCGTCGGAGCCGCGTCGCCCGCCCCGAAGTCCCAGCGCGCGACGGCCGAGGCCCACTCGTGA